GGTTGATACAGGATGAAGTTCGTCGGTTCGTACACCCAGGCTACGCGCAACCAGTCCGGCGCTTTTTTGGGATCAGCGAGCGGCTTTAATTCTTTTCGCTCTTTGATCTCGCGTTTGCCGATGATGATGTAATCCACCTGGTTGTTTTCTACCCACACGCGAAGCTCATCCAACGATTTGACCTGTGGAAAGAACACCCATTCTTGGCGGCTCATATAAGCCAGATGCGGTTTGCGGGCGACAATTCGCAAACTGTGCGGCGCGGCGTTCGACCCCAACACGAACTCACGCGCTCCGGCCAATTCCATCGGTTGCGCATCCAGAAACTCCCTCACGTCATTGCGTGAAGCGGCAACCGAAGTTGCGAACATCACGGCAACCAACGCAACCGGGATCACCGCAAATGCCCGTGCTTTCCACCAACCTTGCGCGCGAACCAGTTCCAACCAACGCACCGTTGCAAACACCGCAAAGCCCGCATACAAGGCCATCACGAAAAAGTAATAGCGCGTTTCCCAATGGTTCAGCGCCATCAACAGCCAGTAAAGCCCGCCTGCGATCAACACCAGCAGCACCGGTTTTGATTTTCGTCCGAGGAAAGACAGTCCAACGCCCAACCAGGCCAGCCAGCCAACCAGCGGCGCAACCAAATCGCAAGTAATACTTTGCCACAAACTTTCGTACAAATTGATCGGATACCGCTTCAACAATCGCGTCGGATCGTACCAAAGAACATCGCCGAAGGAATGAAACCGCTTTCCCAACGCCCGCGTGGCGTCCTGGTTGACTTCGCCCGCGACCAGTTCAGGGTAAAACTCCGTGGCGATGTTCAGATAGTTGGTATTGTAAAATGGCGATCCATGATGCCTGGAATTCGCCACCAACCACGGCGAAGCGGCAATGAAAAACATCACGATGAACAAGGCCGCCGATTTCCACCGCTCGCGCCAGCTCAGATCGAACAGGTTCAGCAACAAGATGCCAATCAGACAAGCCGTCAGTAAAAACAATCCGTTGTACCGAATCACATACGCCGCGCCGGTCAACAACCCGGTTAGCACAATCCGCCAACGCGCGCTGAGTCGTTCGCTGGTGAATACCACCAACACGGCCAGACAAACCAGCAAAAAGAAAACATCCGTCGCCGCATTGATCGAAAACTGCGGAAACTGGCCGCTGGCGATGGCCACCAATTGCGCTCCCAATCCAACCCAGAATCCGAACAGTCGCGCGAACAACAGGAAAACCAGCCAACCACACAGCACTGCGCACACAACCGACATCCATTTGCCGACGGTGAACAAATCTCCGCCAAGCCCCGTCAGTTTGCCAAACATCGCGAGCACCGCCGGGTAACCCGGCCCTTGAAACGGG
This region of Acidobacteriota bacterium genomic DNA includes:
- a CDS encoding glycosyltransferase family 39 protein gives rise to the protein MKRWLPLLFCLIHLLTLVFLARQHPFGNYATETDFYHYYAPDAERIAAGQFPQNPFQGPGYPAVLAMFGKLTGLGGDLFTVGKWMSVVCAVLCGWLVFLLFARLFGFWVGLGAQLVAIASGQFPQFSINAATDVFFLLVCLAVLVVFTSERLSARWRIVLTGLLTGAAYVIRYNGLFLLTACLIGILLLNLFDLSWRERWKSAALFIVMFFIAASPWLVANSRHHGSPFYNTNYLNIATEFYPELVAGEVNQDATRALGKRFHSFGDVLWYDPTRLLKRYPINLYESLWQSITCDLVAPLVGWLAWLGVGLSFLGRKSKPVLLVLIAGGLYWLLMALNHWETRYYFFVMALYAGFAVFATVRWLELVRAQGWWKARAFAVIPVALVAVMFATSVAASRNDVREFLDAQPMELAGAREFVLGSNAAPHSLRIVARKPHLAYMSRQEWVFFPQVKSLDELRVWVENNQVDYIIIGKREIKERKELKPLADPKKAPDWLRVAWVYEPTNFILYQPVK